The DNA region ATGATGGACCGGGGAAATGTTTGAAAAGCCACAAAAAGGTTCCCGTTAATCTCACTCAAGTAATTGATCAGCTTCTTGAGATTGTGCTTAAGTACCCACTTGTGAAAGGTCAGGAAGATTCTGAGTGTGACTCAACTTCCATGGACATAGATGAGCCTACCATGAAGGTGAAGGGTAAATCTAAGGTTGAAGAGGCTGGGATATTAGAGCCTGAATCTGAAAGGTCTACAGGACTGGTGAAGGTGACTTTTGTCCTCAAGTTATTGAGTGACATTCTTCTAATGTATGGGCATGCAGTAGGTGTCATACTCAGACGTGATTCTGAAATGTGTCAATTCCGTGGATCTAATCAGCCTTCTGGACATAGTGGTATTATTCATCACGTATTACATCGGTTGTTACCTCTCTCTGTTGATAAATCTGCCGGACCTGATGATTGGAGAGGTAAGTTGTCTGAAAAGGCTTCATGGTTTTTGGTAGTTTTGTGTGGTCGATCTGGTGAAGGGCGCAAACGAGTGACAAATGAACTTGTTAAAGAATTGATGTCTTTTTCAAATCTGGAGAGCAATTCAATGAAAAACAGCTTATTGCCAGATAAAAGGCTATTCACTTTTGTTGATCTAGTGTATTCTATTTTGTCAAAAAATTCGTCATCTGGTAGCCTACCTGGTACTGGATATTCACCTGATATTGCAAAAAGCATGATAGATGGTGGAATCATTCAGTGGCTAACTAGTATTCTGCAAGTGGTTGATTTGGATCATCCTGATGCACCCAAAATTGTGAATCTTATACTCAAAGGTTTAGAAGGTCTTACAAGAGCTGCCAATGCAAGTGAGCAAATCTTTAAATCTGATGGAACTGAAAAGAAAAGATCTGCTGGTTTAAATGATAGATCTGATGATCAAATAACAGCACCATCTGCAGCTGAAGCAGTGGCACATGATCAGAATGTGGGCAGTCAAGAAGCAATCAGAGATACAATGGATAATGCACTTGATCAAGGAACTTCTCAAGGTGATGATCGTGCTGATAATCCAAATCAATCAATGGAACAAGATATGAGAGTAGAAGAACGGGGAGTAATGGCTCAAAACCCACCAATGGAACTTGGAATGGACTTCATGCGAGAAGAGATGGAAGAAGGTGGTGTCTTGCACAACCCAGATCAAATTGAGATGACTTTTCATGTTGAGAATAGGGCTCATGATGACATgggtgatgaagatgatgatatgGGTGACGAAGGTGATGAGGATGAGGATGATGATGAGGGAGAGGATGAGGACGAGGATATAGCAGAAGATGGTGGGGGCATGATGTCCTTGGCAGACACTGATGTGGAGGATCATGATGATGTTGGCTTTGGAGATGAATACAATGATGAGATgattgatgaagatgatgatgattttcaTGAGAATCGTGTTATAGAGGTGAGGTGGAGGGAAGCTCTTGATGGCTTGGATCACTTGCAGATACTTGGCCAACCTGGATTTATAGATGTGGCTGCTGAGCCTTTTGAAGGTGTTAATGTGGATGACCTTTTTCGTCTTCAGAGTTTTGAACGCCGCCGTCAGACTGGTAGGTCTTCCTTTGAGAGATCTGCCACAGAAGTAAATGGTTTTCAACATCCTCTCCTTGTTAGACCTCCACCATCTGGCGATTTTGTCTCAATGTGGTCGTCAAGTGGTAATTCTGCATCCCGAGATTCAGAAACCCTGCCATCTGGGAATCTTGATGTGGCCCATTTCTACATGTTTGATGCACCTATTCTTCCATATGATCATGTGCCAAGTAGTCTGTTTGGAGACCGTTTGGGTGGTGCAGCACCTCCACCTCTAACAGATTATTCTGTGGGTATGGGCTCATTGCATCTACCTGGAAGAAGAGTGTTAGGTAATGGTAGGTGGACTGATGATGGTCAGCCACAAGGAAGTGCTCAAGCCGCTGCCATTGCGCAAGCAGTAGAGGAACAATTCCTAGCTCAACTGTGCAGTGTAGCTCCTGAAAGCAGTCCTGTTGAACGACAGTTACAGAATTCTGGAGAACAAGAGAACAAGTCTGATGCTCTTGCATCACATGATGATCCAATATTGACTGCTGGAACTGACTCTACTTCTCAGCAGATTGATAGTCAGGAGCAAGAAAATGGTAATGGAATCAGAGCTCAGCAAATCAATGATGGTGCTCTTTGTGAGGAAGAGATAAATGTAGACTCTGGTGCTCAAGATACAGCTGAAGACCTGCAAGCTAATGAGCCTATGTCGGTTCAACCAGTTTCATTGACTATCATGCCAAATGGTCTTGATTGCACAGTGATTGAAGAAAATGCCACTCATGATGAGAATGTAGAAATAGCTCAGGCATTTGTCAATTCATCTATTAATTCTGATGCTGCTATACAATGTGAAAGTGGTGCTGATGTTCCTACTAGCATCCACAATGTGCCAGTTGAGTCCATGGAATGCAATGGATCATCAAATGCTGACGGGCAGCCTCCTAATGTTGAGTTAGGGGACTCTGGTTTTGAAACTCTTAATCCAGGTGATTCCCATGCATCATCAATTTATGCTAGTGCTGATGTTGATATGGGTGGTACTGATGCTGAAGGAAATCAATCAGAGCAACCAACTGTATCTGAAGACAGGAGGGATGAGATGTTATCAACTCAGAACACTGAGGTTGCTCCAGATGCAACTCAGGCCGACCAAGTTAGTGCAAATAATGAAGCTTCCGGTGCTAATACTATCGACCCTACCTTTTTGGAGGCTCTGCCTGAAGATCTTCGGGCAGAAGTTCTGGCATCCCAACAAGCTCAGTCTGTTCAACCTCCAGCTTATGCACCACCATCTGCAGAAGATATTGATCCCGAGTTTTTAGCTGCTCTTCCTCCAGATATTCAAGCAGAAGTTTTGGCCCAACAAAGAGCTCAAAGGGTTGCCCAGCAGGCTGAAGGACAGCCAGTTGACATGGATAATGCCTCTATAATTGCTACTTTTCCTGCTGATTTGCGTGAAGAGgtttaaatctttattttctgttgtgcacttattttgtgaaaatatgACATGATTATAACCCTTGTATTTTGCTTTGTACTAGGTTCTTTTGACTTCTTCGGAAGCTGTTCTGTCAGCACTACCATCCCCGTTGCTTGCAGAAGCTCAAATATTGAGGGATCGAGCAATGAGTCATTATCAAGCTCGCAGCCTTTTCGGGAGCAGCCACAGGCTTAACAATCGAAGAAATGGTCTTGGATTTGACCAGCGACCTGTGATGGATCGGGGTGTTGGAGTTACAATAGGGAGGAGATCTGTTCTTACAGATAGCTTGAAGGTGAAGGAGATTGAAGGTGAGCCACTACTTGATGGAAATGCATTAAAAGCTTTGATCCGGCTTCTACGACTGTCACAGGTAACTCTGTTCTCTTCATGATGGTAGTAGTCTTTTAGTACCATTCTCATGCTGGAAGTGAaaaggcattttttttattcctaatatTTTGCTTGCTATTTATTCTGtagatttttattataagattttCAGTGTGTGGGCGGACATATATGTTTTAGTTGTCCATGTTTGTATCTATGTGATTATAATAACTTGCTgataatttttgtcattttttcagCCCCTTGGAAAAGGCCTTTTGCAGAGACTCTTGTTAAACTTATGTGCACATAGTGTTACAAGGGCCActcttatttatcttttgcttgaCATGATTAAATCTGAAGCTGAAGGCTCTGTAGGTAGACCAGCGACATTAAATTCCCAGAGGCTTTTTGGTTGTCACTCGAACACAGTTTATGGTCGATCTCAATTGTTGGATGGTAACATTTGTACTTTAGTCAGGGAAAGAATCTTTATGTGCTTATTTCaatattattgttaatttttgctGATCATTCCCATCATGTGTTCAAACCAGGTCTTCCTCCTCTTGTGTTCCGCCGAATTCTTGAGATTCTAACTTATTTGGCCACAAATCATTCTGCTGTtgcaaaaatgttgtttcactTTGATCAATCAGTTATTCCAGATTCTTCATCTCCAGTTAAGGTGCATATGAAtgagaaagggaaagagaagGTTATTGAAGGGGGACCATCACCTAATTCCTCTGGAGCTCAGACAGGGGATGTTCCCCTAGTGCTCTTTTTGAAGCTCTTGAACCGACCCCTGTTTCTACGCAGCAATGCTCATCTTGAGCAGGTCATGGGTCTGATTCAAGTTGTAGTTGATACTGCAGCTTCAAAATTAGAAAGTCAATCACAGTCTGAAAAAGGAATGGCAGATACCCAAAATTTGTCAACCAGTGAAGCTCCAAGTAATACTGAAAAGGATGCTGCTTTGGTGGAGTCGGACTCTAATCAACAAGATAAGCATGCAGATGTAAATCCATGCCCTTCTGAAGGGAAGAAGAATGTAGATATGTACAATATCTTCTTGCAGTTGCCGCAATCTGATTTGCGAAATTTGTGCAGTCTTCTTGGTCGGGAAGGGTACTACCCATAACCTTTtcatatttatgttttgtttttgttatgtaTGCTTATCAGAatatttttgctttctttttcatacTGTCTCACCTGTTAATTCACATTTCCCTCAGTATTTTTCTAGCTCTTTTTAGTTGGGATGAATAAAAGTGACTAATCTGACAATTTTTAGGCTTTCGGATAAAATGTATATGCTTGCTGGTGAGGTGGTGAAGAAGTTGGCTTTCATTGTTCCCTCCCATAGGAAGTTCTTTACTTTAGAGCTTTCAGAATCAGCTCATGCATTGACAGGTTCAGCCATCAGTGAGCTTGTCACACtacagaaaacaaatatgcttggTTTGAGTGCTGGTTCTATGGCTGGTGCAGCCATTCTACGAGTGCTGCAAGCTCTTAGTTCACTCACTTCACTTAATACTTTGGGTGATATGGATATGGAAAATGATGTGGATCAGCATGATGATCAAGCAACTATTTGGAATTTGAATACTGCACTCGAACCATTGTGGCAAGAACTGAGTAATTGTATAAGTGCAGCTGAGATGCAGCTTGGACAGAGCTCTTTCTCTTCTAACATGTCAAACATAAATGTTGCGGAGAATCTGCAAGGTTCCTCTACTTCACCACCTCTTCCTCCTGGGACACAGAGACTCTTGCCTTTCATTGaggctttttttgttttgtgtgaaAAGCTACAAGCAAATGAATCCTTCATGCAGCAAGACCATTGCAATGCAACTGCCAGAGAAGTCAAGGAGTCTGCTGGTTCAGCTTCAACAAGTGTTAAAATTGGTGGAGACCCACAGCGAAAATATGACGGTGCTATCACTTTCACGAGGTTTACTGAGAAGCATCGCCGACTGTCAAATGCTTTCATTAGGCAGAATCCAGGATTGTTGGAGAAATCACTTTCCATGATGCTCAAGGCACCAAGGCTGATTGACTTTGATAACAAGAGAGCCTATTTCCGCTCAAGAATAAGGCAACAACATGACCAACACTTGTCTGGGCCATTGCGTATAAGTGTAAGACGGGCTTACATTTTGGAGGACTCTTATAATCAGCTAAGGATGCGTCCTACTCAAGATCTAAAGGGGCGATTAAATGTGCAATTTCAAGGTGAAGAGGGTATTGATGCCGGTGGTCTCACCAGAGAATGGTATCAGCTGCTGTCAAGGGTCATATTCGATAAAGGTGCTTTACTTTTCACAACAGTGGGCAACAATGCAACTTTCCAACCAAACCCTAATTCAGTATACCAGACTGAACATCTCTCATACTTCAAGTTTGTTGGCCGAGTGGTACGTTCTACAAACGTATTCTGTATGTGGTCTCGGGATAAAATAGAACCTCCTTCCCCCCAATCTCCTTCCTTTATATTGCTGGATTTTAGATATATTAAAGCTACCTATGGTACGGGTATTACACTTAAGGTTAAAGGTTGAGTGGTTATGGTTCTTTGACACTTGTTATGATCTTTCATGCAGGTGGGGAAGGCTTTGTTTGATGGGCAACTGCTGGATGTTTACTTTACTCGATCTTTCTATAAGCATATACTTGGTGTTAAGGTTACATACCATGATATTGAAGCGGTTGATCCTGATTACTATAAGAATTTGAAATGGATGCTGGAGGTGAGTATTAATTTACAATCTTTACCACTTTATTGTCTATTTTCCTCTTAGACACCAACATCCAACTGCATATAGGAGAGTGTCATATGGAGCTTGGTGTACAGTCTCATCAGTGGGGTGAGAGGGATGAAAATGTTGGTAGTGAGAGGGACAGAGTGACTTGGAGGCAGCATGTGTGTTTTAGCAAGGATTCATGTATAAAATGGTGACTTCAGAAATTGTTAACTTATCTAGGGTGGGAGATTAATCAATGGATATAATTGGATAGGATACAAACTTATATGATTGGATGGTAAATGAGCATACTGTGTTCGAGATATACTTGTTTTCTGCAtttatattgtttaattttatttttgtatgtaCTTAACAGAATGATGTGAGTGATATTCCTGACCTGACATTTAGCATGGATGCTGATGAGGAAAAGCACATACTTTACGAGAAGAATGAGGTAAAAGagcattttattttggtttaccaTGTCTTGGCTACGTACAagcttaaaagtaaaaaaaaaaatgcatttgttCCATAAAATCTTGTTGAAACTTTTAAGTTTAATCTGACATTATTTTaggtaatttaaaaatttaaatatattaactcCAGACAAATTCTTATGAATTCTCCTATCCATTGCTTTTGCCATCTCCCAAAATTCTGAAACAGGTCACTGATTATGAGCTTAAACCTGGAGGAAGGAACATAAGGGTCACAGAAGAAACAAAGCATGAGTATGTTGATCTTGTTGCTGAACATCTTTTGACAAATGCCATCCGTCCTCAAATTAATTCCTTTCTAGAAGGTTTTAATGAATTGGTACCACGAGAACTTATATCCATATTTAATGACAAAGAGCTTGAGCTTCTCATTAGTGGTCTTCCAGAAATTGATTGTAAGTTGATTTCATCATTAGATAAATTATgtagtatatttttaatcttcaaTGATGCATCTGAATGGTGATATTTTCCTTACAGTGGATGACTTAAAGGCCAACACCGAGTATACCGGTTATACAGTGGCATCAAATGTTGTTCAATGGTTCTGGGAGGTGGTCAAAGCTTTCAACAAGGAAGACATGGCAAGATTACTGCAATTTGTGACTGGAACGTCAAAGGTGATGTAGTGGAAACATTGATTTCctatctaataaaatataaaaatttcaatgacATGCTAAGGGTACCTGTCCCATATAATAAACAAAAGGCAGAAAAGGAATCACAGACACATACACACAAGGCAAATCAGGAAGTCTCTTGAGAGTAACAAATGTATGGCCAAAGATTAGTTCTTGTGGCAATAGCTCTGATGTGCTCTCTTATACATGCATGCGTGCACACCCTTGTTGGGGTGCTTCTTCTATTGTTGGTGTCATCTTAGGGAAAAAATACAAGCTTTATTTTAGGTATTTAATCTCCTTTGAATTCACTTTGCTAACAGCCTTGCTAACTTGTTTTTCAGGTTCCTTTGGAGGGTTTTAAGGCCTTGCAAGGCATCTCTGGTCCACAAAGGTTTCAGGTTCACAAGGCATATGGAGCTCCTGATCGACTTCCATCAGCTCATACTTGGTGAgtaaacattatatatattctGTTCAGGTCCATATGATTACTGCAAATTGAGTTTCAGCCATCCTAATTCCTTATCTCTTCTTTCAATTGCTCTTTAGCTTCAATCAACTTGACCTTCCTGAGTATACCTCTAAGGAACAGCTTCAAGAACGTTTGTTACTTGCCATCCATGAGGCTAGTGAAGGGTTTGGTTTTGGTTGACCAGCACTTTggtgcaatatttttttttttgcacagcggTTCCACCATTTGTGTCTCCAACTTGTCATTTGGAGGTCAGACATCTCTTTCCTCGTATGTCTGTGTGTATATATCTGTGTTTATAAGTATCTTCCATATGATAATCAGAGGAAAATTTTCATGTGCTAAATTGGTCAAACTAATATTCTAATAAATCTTCAAGCTTATGCTTTTGTTTAAATACCATTTAGATCCAAATGGAgagttaatatttttcatcCCAAAAAAATAAGAGGGACTTCTAATTGTGGTTGTAGACTTGAGTTGTAGAAGAtttgatcaaatttttatttcttgaaagaatAATCACTTATGCTTCCCTTCTCTTTGATCAGAAGGAGTTCGTGCTGCTATTCTGTTGTGGGCACTATTGGTAAGCATCACAATGAGTCAATGAGGCATTCTGATGTTGGTGATCAATTTATTCTGATGCTCTCCCTGCAAAAATGGCTAGAATGTTTTTTTCATTGTATAATTCTGCCATGCCTAGTTTGGGAGCTTTCTGACAGCCTTCATACTGTGTCAAGCTTTTGCAATATGGTCCAATCTTAATTTATATGTAGTTTCTATGGCCAAACAGCCTTTTATAGTTCTAGAATTTTCTAATAAGATTGAGGATGTACATATTCTGGAATACATAATTGATGTTTTTGCTCCAGAAAGAAATTGTTCGATTCATTAAAGAGGAGTCTGAAAGATGATGATGCGATGGAACTTGATCACATACTGCAGCAAATTGCAggaatatagattaaaaaactAGATTTATTATGTCGTTTCCAATTCCTATGTAAAAAACACTGCGCGCttgaatttgttaaaaaatgaactgtttttttgagacaaaaaaaaaagaataacttgataaatataaaacatgctTGTATGTTTGACTTCTAGAAAATTGAAAGCACCTAACTCAAGTATATATTAAACATTCCATTAACACAAGTAGATTTATTATCTCTcgcatattatatttttgttttttctccattttttttggtATACACTTTGATATCTTTCATGAAAGATGCTCTTTGATAAGCTTTTCTTTCAAGTATTTCAAGTAATTGTatattaagaatttaaatttaagatcactgattaaattataatgttaGTGGATTTAAGCACTGgacgcttttttttttttccttttattaaatAACTTTAAAGAGCTTGTTTTGGATGTAGTAAACTAGATAGGGTGAAATTAGTGaagaaacaaatgaagaaatatgatattttcattgatagattttaaaaagagaaaagaatgaaatttGTATTAATGGCTAAATTATGTATTTGAtactttatcttattttttagacTTACTTTAActtcttatatttaataaaaaaaattaatttagtcttttatgttttaaattaagGCCAAATTGATCTTTTATATTTAACagccacaaaaaaaaatacttactaACTTGGATATGTTTCTGAACGGGGTTTAACTACTGCAATTTCGACTAAATTGGTCgaaatatttaacaaaactcCTTCATCAATTTTAAGATGTATGAagctgtataagagaaatcacatatgaaaattttgaagtTCTTTGTGAAGGGTAAACAAGTAAGAAttattttgtaacaatttttaattgttattataataaaattatttacaaagtGATGTAATGATACATTGactcaatttaaaatataaaagattaaattaaattttataaaagataaaagattagaATCTAAAAAGTAAGATAAGGATGAAAtgtgtaatttagtttttaaaaataaaataattttttatgcataaaaatataaagtgtttttaattaaaataaataagaaggtaaaataTTCAGATTTGTTGGggaataaattttattcaattttttttttacaatttctttctttctacttTCTCCTGTTAGAGCCTATGTTGGTTTTTTCATCCAAGAATGATGAAAAACACAAGTTGCACCACCAACTAACCTTGTACTTGAAAGTGGAGTAAAGGCTTTGGGGGAGAAAACAATTGAAAGGGTTTGATATGGGTGGGagcaagaagaggaagaggaagagaaacGAAGAGCAAAGGGGAGGCACAGTGTATTCAGAAAGAGAAAACCCACCAGACTTTGCTCTTTTGGCTTCTCTCTACCCTGAATTTCACCCTTTTGTTCAATTCTTACATTCTCACTCTCGCCCCACCATCGATTGGACCGACTTCAATGCCACTCGCCAACTCACGCGCGTCTTGCTCCATCATCGCCACGCTCTCAACTGGTTCTcatatcttttctttcatttcacaGTAACACAGTAGTATTGACTGTATTTGAATTTGATGTCAATTCTTTTCTGTGTTATTCGAGCCCTATGGGCTATGAAGACAGTGACACCGACACCGACACACCTATCAAACACACCAAATTCAATCCGGACACAGGCGTCGGTGTCGTGTCGGTGTCGGACACCGGACACGACAAGGGACAAGGGACTAGAGTGTCTGTGCTTCATAGCCTATGGGCACATACCCGCTTCAGAATAGCCACTTTTTATCCCATTTTCCTTGCAAAGTAGCAATTTTTATGCCAAACCTGTTGGAATGTGTTTTGTAGGTGGATTCCTGATGGAAACCTCTGTCCAACTGTGCCAAACAGGTCCAATTACATTCATTGGCTTCAACACCTTCTCTCATCTGACATC from Glycine soja cultivar W05 chromosome 8, ASM419377v2, whole genome shotgun sequence includes:
- the LOC114421504 gene encoding E3 ubiquitin-protein ligase UPL1-like isoform X2; the encoded protein is MKLKRKRALEVPPKIRCFIDHVTSVPLEKIEEPLKGFVWEFDKGDFHHWVDLFNHFDSFFEKYVKPRKDLQIDDDFLDLDPPFPRESVLQILRVIRIILDNCTNKHFYSSYEHLSALLASTDPDVVEASLETLATFLKKTVGKYSIRETSLNSKLYALAQGWGGKEEGLGLIASAVPNGCDPIACELGCTLHFEFYAVNESESDVKVTEPLVQGLQIIHLCDVNKCMETDLELLHKLVTEYKVPASLRFSLLTRLRFARAFGSLASRQQYTCIRLYAFIVLIQACADADDLVWFFNAEPGFINELVSLLSYEDAVLEKIRILCLHSLAALCQDRSRQQSVQTAVTSGGHRGILSSLMQKAIDSVTSDTSKWSVHFAEALLSLVTVLVSTSSGCSAMREAGFIPTLLPLLKDTNPQHLHLVEKAVRILEAFMDYSNPAAALFRDLGGLDDTISRLKIEVSNVENGGKPPDDNSESSARSVNMVGSSSTGLDDTQPLYSEPLISYHRRLLMKALLRAISLGTYAPGNTARIYGSEENVLPHCLCIIFRRAKDFGGGVFSLAATVMSDLIQKDPTCFPVLDSAGLPSAFLDAIMDDVLNSADAITCIPQCLDALCLNSNGLQAVKDRNSLRCFVKVFTSRTYLRALAGDTPASLSSGLDELMRHASSLRGPGVEMLVEILETISKIGSAVDSSSLSPDPCSSTSVPMEMDGEDKSLILPNNKESSKADDTEQITEPSPDVPIVNVEPFLPDCVNNIARLLETILQNADTCRIFVEKKGIEAILQLVALPLMPPSISVGQSISVAFKNFSPQHYVSLARAVCSFLREHLKSTNEILDLVGGTQLALVESAKQTKVLKYLASLEAVLTLSVFLLKGSTTVVSELSTSDADVLKDLGKTYKELIWQISLCNDSKAEEKKNADQEPEVAQVPPSTAVERESDDDSNIQTVRSLWRGARELVSVVRGESLHRRSRHGLSRIRGGRTGRHLEALNIDSEAASSALEAPLSQDLKKKSPDVLGLEILNKLASTLRSFFTALVKGFTSPNRRRADSGSLSSASKTLGAVLATNFFEALSFSGHSTYAGLEMSLSVKCRYLGKVVDDMAALTFDSRRRSCYTAMVNNFYVHGTFKELLTTFEATSQLLWTLPYSLPLSDIDVGKKGEGGKLSHNTWLLDTLQSYCRLLEYFVNSSFLLSATSASQTELLVQPVAVGLSIGLFPVPRDPEVFVRMLQSQVLDVILPVWNHPMFCSCSPGFIASIISLVTHVYSGVGDVKRNHSNIVGSTNQRFMPPPPDEATIATIVEMGFSRARAEEALRRVETNSVEMAMEWLFSHADDPVQEDDELARALALSLGSSSESTKAESAEKTIDVLTEEGHVKKPPVDDILAASVKLFQSSDSVPFQLTDLLVTLCSQGKGDDRPKVISYLLQQLKLCPLDLSQDNCALSVLAHILALLLFEDVSTREIAAQNGIISTIIDILTNFKGRQELGKEIPVPKCISALLLILDQMVQSRPKVENIEGTQTASLPDSSGEQFPDTVLPKENKSNGNEKEPAMAFENILGKSTGFATIDESRKLLDIACDLIKQHVPAVVMQAVLQLCARLTKTHALALQFLEKGSLVALFNLPRTCFFPGYDSVVSAIVRHLLEDPQTLQTAMELEIRQTLSGNRQSGRVSPRSFLTSLAPVISRDPMVFMKAAAAVCQIETSGGRTVVVLSKEKEKSKSSSVEVGLSSNECVRIPESKPHDGPGKCLKSHKKVPVNLTQVIDQLLEIVLKYPLVKGQEDSECDSTSMDIDEPTMKVKGKSKVEEAGILEPESERSTGLVKVTFVLKLLSDILLMYGHAVGVILRRDSEMCQFRGSNQPSGHSGIIHHVLHRLLPLSVDKSAGPDDWRGKLSEKASWFLVVLCGRSGEGRKRVTNELVKELMSFSNLESNSMKNSLLPDKRLFTFVDLVYSILSKNSSSGSLPGTGYSPDIAKSMIDGGIIQWLTSILQVVDLDHPDAPKIVNLILKGLEGLTRAANASEQIFKSDGTEKKRSAGLNDRSDDQITAPSAAEAVAHDQNVGSQEAIRDTMDNALDQGTSQGDDRADNPNQSMEQDMRVEERGVMAQNPPMELGMDFMREEMEEGGVLHNPDQIEMTFHVENRAHDDMGDEDDDMGDEGDEDEDDDEGEDEDEDIAEDGGGMMSLADTDVEDHDDVGFGDEYNDEMIDEDDDDFHENRVIEVRWREALDGLDHLQILGQPGFIDVAAEPFEGVNVDDLFRLQSFERRRQTGRSSFERSATEVNGFQHPLLVRPPPSGDFVSMWSSSGNSASRDSETLPSGNLDVAHFYMFDAPILPYDHVPSSLFGDRLGGAAPPPLTDYSVGMGSLHLPGRRVLGNGRWTDDGQPQGSAQAAAIAQAVEEQFLAQLCSVAPESSPVERQLQNSGEQENKSDALASHDDPILTAGTDSTSQQIDSQEQENGNGIRAQQINDGALCEEEINVDSGAQDTAEDLQANEPMSVQPVSLTIMPNGLDCTVIEENATHDENVEIAQAFVNSSINSDAAIQCESGADVPTSIHNVPVESMECNGSSNADGQPPNVELGDSGFETLNPGDSHASSIYASADVDMGGTDAEGNQSEQPTVSEDRRDEMLSTQNTEVAPDATQADQVSANNEASGANTIDPTFLEALPEDLRAEVLASQQAQSVQPPAYAPPSAEDIDPEFLAALPPDIQAEVLAQQRAQRVAQQAEGQPVDMDNASIIATFPADLREEVLLTSSEAVLSALPSPLLAEAQILRDRAMSHYQARSLFGSSHRLNNRRNGLGFDQRPVMDRGVGVTIGRRSVLTDSLKVKEIEGEPLLDGNALKALIRLLRLSQPLGKGLLQRLLLNLCAHSVTRATLIYLLLDMIKSEAEGSVGRPATLNSQRLFGCHSNTVYGRSQLLDGLPPLVFRRILEILTYLATNHSAVAKMLFHFDQSVIPDSSSPVKVHMNEKGKEKVIEGGPSPNSSGAQTGDVPLVLFLKLLNRPLFLRSNAHLEQVMGLIQVVVDTAASKLESQSQSEKGMADTQNLSTSEAPSNTEKDAALVESDSNQQDKHADVNPCPSEGKKNVDMYNIFLQLPQSDLRNLCSLLGREGLSDKMYMLAGEVVKKLAFIVPSHRKFFTLELSESAHALTGSAISELVTLQKTNMLGLSAGSMAGAAILRVLQALSSLTSLNTLGDMDMENDVDQHDDQATIWNLNTALEPLWQELSNCISAAEMQLGQSSFSSNMSNINVAENLQGSSTSPPLPPGTQRLLPFIEAFFVLCEKLQANESFMQQDHCNATAREVKESAGSASTSVKIGGDPQRKYDGAITFTRFTEKHRRLSNAFIRQNPGLLEKSLSMMLKAPRLIDFDNKRAYFRSRIRQQHDQHLSGPLRISVRRAYILEDSYNQLRMRPTQDLKGRLNVQFQGEEGIDAGGLTREWYQLLSRVIFDKGALLFTTVGNNATFQPNPNSVYQTEHLSYFKFVGRVVGKALFDGQLLDVYFTRSFYKHILGVKVTYHDIEAVDPDYYKNLKWMLENDVSDIPDLTFSMDADEEKHILYEKNEVTDYELKPGGRNIRVTEETKHEYVDLVAEHLLTNAIRPQINSFLEGFNELVPRELISIFNDKELELLISGLPEIDLDDLKANTEYTGYTVASNVVQWFWEVVKAFNKEDMARLLQFVTGTSKVPLEGFKALQGISGPQRFQVHKAYGAPDRLPSAHTCFNQLDLPEYTSKEQLQERLLLAIHEASEGFGFG